Genomic DNA from Microbacterium sp. NC79:
CAATGATGGCTCCGACGCCGTGTACCGGCCCAAAGATGAGGATCCAGAAGTCGCGCTGCGGAAAGCGAGCGGAACCAATGAGCACCGTCAGTGACGAAAAGATCGTGCCGAGGAGAGCCATGGCCACGGAGGCCAACACGAACATGATCGTGAAGTGGAGAGCTCCGATCCAGTTGCGCGAGTCTTTAGCCTGCAACCAGACCGTGTGCGGAAGGCGCAGCCAGTCGGTGCGGGTTGACCGCGCGAACGGGTGGGGCGGCACGTCGAAGCCGAACAGGCCGGCGACACGCGCCTCCTCCATGCGGGCGATCGCGGCGAGAAAGAGAAGCGCGAGCGCAAGCGGAACGAGCCCAATGCCGAGCACGACCAACAAACTCGCACCGGCCGCTGTGAGGGCGGCCATCACACCGAGAGCCGCGATACCGACGAAAAACAGCGCCCACAAATGGGCGACGGCGCCAGCGATGGGCTTAATGGTTGATTTCATGCTTCCACGCTATTTTTCCGCCGAACAGGGCACAGTGGCGTTGTCCTCACACCTGGTGGGGGTTATCCCCCACCAGCCATCTTCTCGCGCGCTGACCCGAATGGTCAGCATTTTCTACCGGGCCCCTTGACATGGTTCCGTCACCGGCATAACGTACAACCAAATGGTTGCACAATTAGAACTCGACGAAGCGGAGATCGACCGTGTATTTCATGCACTGGCGACGTCGACCCGCCGCGACATCCTGCGCCGGACGATCGAGCAGGAGCAGTCGGTCTCGACCCTCGCCGCTGACTACGACATGTCGTTCGCGGCAGTACAGAAGCACGTTGCCGTGCTTGAAGCTGCGAACCTCATCATCAAACGCGCCGAAGGGCGCGAGCGGCTTGTCCGCGCCAACCCCGAGATGATTGCCCGCGCCCGGGCGCTTCTCACCCAATACGAAGACATGTGGCGGTCGCGGATCGCCCGACTCGATGACCTATTGGCCGCAGAGGCCACCAACCTTGAAGGAGCATGACGATGCCTGTCACCGACATCACCACCGATCCCGAAAACCTCACGATGACGGTAACCGCTGAGTTTGCGGCACCGCTCGAACGCTTGTGGAACGCGTTTACGACACCGGCGCAGCTGGAACGGTTCTGGGGCCCTCCCGGATGGCCCGCCACGTTCACGAGCTGGGATCACTCGGTAGGCGGGCGCGCGATCTATACGATGCACGGTCCGCGCGGCGAGAAGTCGACCGGCTCGTGGGAGTTTCTCGCCATCAGCGCTCCGCACAGCTTTGAAGTCATGGATACCTTTGCTGACGAGCAAGGCAACCCCCTCGAAGGATTCCCGGCGATGCGCATGACGTTCACGTTCGACGCCACCGCCGAAGGCAGCCGAATGATCAACACCAGCTACTTCACCTCGACGGAGGCTCTCGAACAGGTTGTCGCGATGGGTGCCGTCGAAGGTACGCGGATGGCCATGGCTCAGCTCGACGCCGTTTTGCAAGATCTTCGGGAATACGCGCAGGGCAAAGGCACGCGTGTGGAGCTTCTCGACGACACCCACGTGCGCATCACCCGCCTGGTGAACGGGCCACGCGAGTTGGTATGGCGCGCGCACAACGAGCCTGATCTGATTCGCGGATGGATGCTGGGCCCCGATGGTTGGGAGATGACGGAGTGCGTCGTCGGCACCGAGGTTGGCGCGGCTTTTCGCAACTCGTGGGCACCCGTTGGTGATACCGAAGGCGAAGCGTTTGGCTTCGAAGGCGAAGTTCTGCTGTTTGACGCGCCACGTCGCGCCGTGACAACAGAGCGCATGCAGGGCATGCCCACGGAGACGCTGAACGACCTCAACCTTTACGAGGAGAATGGCGCGACGCTCATCACCCTGCTCATTGAGTACCCAGACAAGGAGACCCGCGACATGATCCTCGCCACCGGCATGGCCGATGGCATGGAGTCCTCCTACGCCCGTCTCGAGACCACGGTGCTGCAAAACGCTTAGCCCGACCACGATGCCGGTCGCCCCTTAAGGCGGCCGGCATCGCTATGGACGCTACACGTTACTGTTCTCCATAGACCTCCCGAATGAGCCAGCGCTCGTCGCGTTTTTCAATAACCACGGTGATCACAGGCGCGTTGTGCGATGTCACGGAAAACACGGCGATACCGCCGTAGTCATCAACCAGCTCCACGGCTCCTGCACGTGGCACCAGCGGCATCAAAGCGGTGTCAGCCAGCAGCTCGGTACACGACTGCGGCGTGTCGCACTCACCCACCGCCACCATGAGGGCGACGGCCTCAGCCGTGATCTCTGGCTGACCCTCCTGAGCAACCACGGCTGCTGGAGCGGACTCCACCGGTTTTGGAGCGGGCTGTGCAGTCGCAGACGGAACCACTGGTTCCGCCCCAGCACTGGCCCCGTCTGCAGCCGCAGCTTCGCGCGCACCCGCGTCGACTGCCTCGTCAGCACTCGCCTCCACAGGAGCACGCGGGCCCGGCGTGGCAGAGTCGCCATCGTCTGGCCACAACAGGCCACCGGCAACGACCATGACGGCGAGGGCAATCGCAAACACCCACACCCGCTTGCGCGACGGCTTCTCCGCCCCTGCTTTACCTTTGTGCACCACAGCTCTGCCTTTGGGCACCACGGCGCGATCGCGAACCGCACGTGGTTGCGGCGTCGATGTACGCGTGAGCCGCGCACGCGTACCCTCCATCCGCTGTCTCACTTCCTCGACAACCCGCATCACGCTGAGGCGCGGCGCCTCAAAAAGCGACGCGCGTCGTCCCGGGCTTTCGTTGCGTTCAGATTGCTCGCGATGCGCACGACGGCGCGGCAGAACGGGACTGGTTTGCGTAAATACGCGTGCGGTCTCCAATGTTGCGCCGAGAAAACCAAGCTCGACAGGGCGCGGCGCCGCGATCTGAACAAGGCGACGTTCAATCTCTCCGCGCACGCTACTCTCGCCTGCCGCCGTCGCATCCCTTGCCTCCACGAGGCACCTCGCCAACTCACGATCATCGGTATGAGCTGCCAGCATGCCCAGCATGCGGGCCGAGGCGACCGCCGCGCCGTCGCCCGCCCCGACCGCGAAAACCGGGCGGCCACTGTCTGTGGCCCACCATCGGCCCGTCACCGCCGCATTCGCTTCGTGCTCGTACAACTCGTTCAACCCGCGCAGGACGCTGCACGCAAGCGTCACCAGCTCTCCCGCAAGCACCACATCACCGCGACGACGCTCCAGAAACATCTCGAGCGGTTCCACCACACGCGGCATCATCACGTCGTGCCCGTCTGAGCGTCGCCACAAATCCACTGGCGCCCAGACATGTTCGGCACCGACAAACGACATGAGGTGGGCTACACGCTCGTGGTCACTATCGACCATGAGAAAAGCGACGCCGTCTTGCATCGCAAGAGCGGCTTCGCAGGGCGCATCGGGTGGCGCAACGCGCCGGATCACGCGAAGGTCACAGGTCAGCAGGGTCGAGGCCATAGGAATATCGTCGAGAAGATAGGCGCTGCGGGGTTGGCCGTCAGCGAACCTGTGTGTAATTGGCGGCTCCGGTGAACATGTGGAGGAGCCGTTCCAGGTATTCTTAACTCCATGGCTGCCCGCAATTCCGCTCCTGAGAAGCGCCCCGGACTCATTTCCCAGATCAAGACCCTCGTGAAGTTCACGAAGGACGTCTACCCCTGGCTTCCGTGGGTGCTGATCGGCATCCTGGTTGCCGGCGTGGCGCTCGGCGTCGGCCTCGGTTTCCTCATTCCGCCCGTTGCGATCTGGAGCATCATCCTCTGGGGTGTCACCGGTCTCCTCCTCGGATTCCTTGGCGCGATGATCACGATGTCGCGACTGGCAACGAAGGCGATGTACATCAAGATCGACGGCATGCCAGGCGCCACCGGCTACGTCATCACGAGCGGACTCGGTCGCGGCTGGAACGCTGACGAGACCCCCGTCGGCGTGAACCCCAAGACGCAGGACGCCGTATATCGCGCCATCGGCCGCGCAGGCATTCTGATCCTCGGTGAGGGTGCAGAAGGTCGTCTTACCCGTCTCATCAACGAAGAGAAAATGCGCGCCAAGCGCGTCGCCCCGCAGGTTCCCGTACACGTCATGTACGTCGGTAACGGCGAAGGCCAGGTTCCGATCAAGACGCTCGCAAAGACCGTCAAGGCCCTCCCGAAGAGCATCAACAAGGCGACTCAGGCGGCCGTCATCAAGCGCATGGCGTCGATGACGCAGGGCATGGCATCGCTGCCGATCCCGAAGGGCATCGACCCGACCAAGGTTCGCGCACCGCGCCCGCGCTAGTCACGCACCAGACAAAGAAGTGAGGCACCCGATCATTCGGGTGCCTCACTTCTTTGCTTGGTAGCGGAACCATTTAGCGGCGGAAGATTCCCGGCGCACGTACCAACATGGTTCCGGAAATCTTGTCGTGCAGCCCGCGCTGATCCTGATCCCAGACAACGGCGGGAATAACCAACAGAATCAAGACGGTGCGCACAATCGGGCGCACAACGCCCGTCCACGCACCATCGAGACGCAACACACGCATACCGACGATGCGGTGCCCTGGTGTGCCACCCAGCGTCGGGACAAACACCACGTTGATCGCGAAAAAGATCAGCATCTGAGCCAGCGGGCTGTAGTCGAAGAATGCAATCGAGAGGATCGTGACGGGGATCCAGTCAATGATCAGTGCGAGCAAGCGAGGGGGGAAACGGGCGATGCTTCCAACGCCGGTTTCGGGGAGGCCAAGGTCTTGACCTGGATAGTACGCAGAAGGGTTGGTCACCCCTCCAGCCTAATCGCCGTATGTAACACGCCTGAAACATTCGGGATACGCTCGAGACACGACGAAAAGGTAACGTCCCGTTTGTAGCCGATAATTCTGGGCTCAGTAACGCCGCTCTACCCCATTGGAGAATGCATGTTCCGCGATTCATCTGAAGTGCTGGCGTACATCAAGGAGAACGACGTCAAGTTTCTTGACATCCGTTTCACGGATCTCCCGGGTGTGCAGCAGCACTTCAACATTCCGGCCTCGACCGTCGATGAAGAATTCTTCACGGTCGGCCAGCTCTTCGACGGTTCGTCGATTCGCGGTTTCGCGTCGATCCACGAGTCCGACATGCAGCTCATCCCCGATGTGACGACGGCGTACATCGACCAGTTCCGCGCGGAGAAGACCCTCATCATGGTCTTCGACATCTTCAACCCGCGCACCGGTGAGGTTTACAGCAAGGACCCGCGTCAGGTCGCAAAGAAGGCAGAGAAGTACCTCGCCTCCACCGGCATCGCTGACACCGCCTACTTCGCACCCGAAGCCGAGTTCTACATCTTCGACGACGTGCGCTACGAGGTTTCTGAGGGCAAGAGCTTCTACTCGATCGACTCCGAGGAGGCTGCGTGGAACACCGGCCGCAAGGAAGAGGGCGGCAACCTCGCCAACAAGACCCCCTTCAAGGGCGGCTACTTCCCCGTCTCCCCCGTCGACAAGACGGCAGACCTCCGCGACGACATGTCGCTGCGTCTGATCGAAGCGGGCCTGGAGCTTGAGCGTTCGCACCACGAGGTCGGCACCGCCGGCCAGCAGGAGATCAACTACCGCTTCGACACCATGGTGTCGGCAGCTGACGACATCCTGAAGTTCAAGTACATCGTCAAGAACACGGCAGAGCTGTGGGGCAAGACGGCAACGTTCATGCCGAAGCCGCTGTTCGGCGACAACGGATCGGGCATGCACACCCACCAGTCGCTATGGCTCGACGGCAAGCCGCTGTTCTTCGACGAGAAGGGCTACGGCCAGCTCTCAGACATCGCGCGCTGGTACATCGGTGGCCTGCTGAAGCACGCTAACGCTGTGCTCGCGTTCACGAACCCGTCGCTGAACTCCTACCACCGCCTGGTGAAGGGCTTCGAAGCTCCGGTCAACCTGGCGTACTCGGCCGGTAACCGTTCGGCCGCCATCCGCATCCCGCTGACGGGTTCCAACCCGAAGGCAAAGCGCATCGAGTTCCGCGTTCCTGACGCCGCATCGAACCCCTACCTTGCCTTCGCCGCGCAGCTGATGGCTGGCCTCGACGGCATCAAGAACCGCATCGAGCCGCTTGAGCCGATCGACAAGGACCTGTACGAGCTTCCCCCCGAGGAAGCAAAGAACATTCCTCAGGTTCCGAACTCGTTGCTGGACTCGCTCGAGGCTCTGCGCGCAGACCACCAGTTCCTCCTCGAAGGCGGCGTCTTCACGGAAGAGCTGATCGAGACCTGGATCAACTACAAGATCGAGAACGAGATCAAGCCGATCGCTCAGCGACCGCACCCGTTTGAATTCGAGCTCTACTACGGAGTCTGATTCTGAAGCAGCGGAGCCCGTCACCATATGGTGGCGGGCTTCGCTGTTTCCCTCACATTCCTGCAAATACATGAACTGTTGTTAAATACCCGACATCTCAATTTGATCCTCTGATTAAGTTACGCCAGGGTAAGAGGCATGACTTCTCGTATTGTCTTCGCCGGCGCGACCGCCGCCCTCCTGCTTGCTCTCACCGCCTGCGCAACACCCGCTGCTGACACTGTCGCCGATGACCCCACAACGGCGCCTGAAACCTCGGCAACGGAACCATCGGCGCAGGCCCCAGCAGAAGGTTCCGCGCCGGAGACGTTCACGTGGGATCACCTCACCAGCTGCCACCAGATCGGCGCTCCCGTTGTGGAGTACACCGCCGGCCTCACCCTGGTCGACGAGTACTTCTCGGAGTACGAAATCCAGTGCGACTGGGAACACCCCGACCCGGTGGAGTGGGAAGACCTACGCACGGTCTCGATCAGCTTTGCCGTCAATGAGTTTGTCTTGACCCACGATCAGCTCGCCATGACCGAAAGCCTGATCGCGCACCCCGATGCTGCGCTCGAAGCTCTCGGCGGAATCGCATACAGCATGGACATGCAGACCGCGATTACCGGTGTCACCGGCACAGTCGTCAGCGTTCCGGGCATCGACGTGACGGTGTCGGCGAGCGAGTTCGTCGAGCTTCCCCCGCTCCGCGACGCTACCGCCATTGCGGTCGCTAAGCAGCTGCTGGGTATTTAACGATCTACCCGTAAAACAGCTTCTCGAAGACCCGACGGGACCGCCGCGTGGCGCCGAGGTAATCCTCCTCCACGCGCGTGGCGGACCGGTCAGGGTACCCCACGACGCGACCGATTCCGTCGAGCTGCTGGCGGTCGCCTGGCAATACATCTGAGGCGCGCCCGGTGAGCAGCGTGATCGCGGAGCGTAACCGCGCAGACAACTCCCACGCCTGCATCAAACGGGTCGACGACGACTCGCTGATCAGGTCAGCCGCGACAGCCGCGGCCATTGCCCGCACGGTCGAGGTCGTGCGCAGATCAGGCACATGCCACGCATGCTGAAACTGCAAAAGCTGCACAAGCCACTCAACATCGCTGATGCTGCCGGGCCCCAGCTTCAAATGCCGGGAGCGATCGACGCCCTGCGGGAGCCGCTCGGCTTCAACACGCGCCTTAATGCGCTTAATCTCGCGGGTTGCTGCCAGGTCCGGTTTTTCCGGATACCGCATCCCGTCCGCGAGCACGGTGAACTTTCTGATCAGTTTCACGCTGCCTGCAATGCCACGCGCGCGCAGCAGCGCCTGAGCCTCCCACGGTTGCGACCAGCGCTCGTAATACTCCTCGTAGGCCTCGTAGGAGCGCACCATCGGCCCTGATCGTCCCTCAGGGCGAAGGTCAGCGTCAAGCTCCAGCGGTACGCGGTGGTCTTCGCTATGCTCACGAAGTTTGGCGACCAGCTGTTGCGACAACTCGTGCGCGCGCTGCGGTTCGACGCCGTTCGCGTCGTAAATGAACATCACATCGGCGTCGGAACCAAAAGTGAGTTCGGCTCCCCCAAATCGACCCATCGCGATGACGGAGAAATCGAGGTCATTATCTTCAGGCGGAACCACTTCGCGGCGTACCGCTCGCAGGCTCGCTTGAATCGTCACCTCGGTGATCGTGGTGAGCGCAGCCGCCGTTTGTTCAAGCGTGATGACGTCCAACATCGACGCCATCGCCGTGCGCAACAGTTCGCGGCGACGCAGTGCACGCACCGATTTCATCGCGTCTTTCGTCGTCTCATGGCGCGACTGAATCGCGCGAGCTTCTTCCTGCAGCACAAACCCGGCGCGTGGTTCCAGCCCATCAGCCTGATCCAGCCACGCAACGGACTCCGGGATCCACTCCATCAGTTCGCCCACGTAGCGGGAGCCGGAGAGCACCCGGGTCAAGTGCTGCGCCGCGACAGAGGAATCGCGCAGCATGCCAAGGAACCAGGGCGAATCACCGAGACGTTCAGAAATGCGCCGGAACGCGACCAGACCGTAGTCGGGATCGGCTCCTTCGCTGAACCACCTGATCATGATCGGCATCAGGTGGCGCTGAATCGTCACCTTGCGGCTGAGACCCGTGGTGAGCGCTTGAATATGGCGCAGGGCGCTGGCAGGGTCACGGAACCCGATCGCCGCGAGACGATCATGCGCGTGCGCCGAGGAAAGCGAGCGTTCGTCTTCGCCAAGCGACGCCACCGCACTGAGAAGTGGCCGGTAGAACAGGCGCACATGGATCTCGCGCACCTCGCGTTTGATTGCTTCCCACACCGCGATGAGCTCGCCGCCGGTCACCGCGAGCTTCGACGCGCGCGCAATGAAGCGTTGGCCCTCTTCAGTACGGGGCATGAGGTGGGTGCGTCGCAGGTTTTCCAGCTGCAGCCGATGCTCAATGACGCGAAGCTGACGATAGTGCTGCGCAAACGCAGCCGCATCGTCACGACCGATGTAGCCTTCGGCTGCCAGTGCGTCAATGGCGCCGAGCGTGGATCGCTCCCGAATCTTTTCATCAGAAAGGCCGTGCACGAGTTGCAAGAGCTGCACGGTGAACTCGATGTCGCGCAGTCCGCCCGGGCCCAGCTTGATCTGGTGATCAATGTCTTCTGCCGGGATGTTGTCCGTGACCCGCTCGCGCATGCGCTGCACGGAGTCGACGAAGTTTTCTCGTGCCGAGCTCGTCCAGATCTTGGGCTGCACGCCCGCCACGTAGGCGGCGCCAAGCTCAGCGTCACCCGCCAGGGCGCGTGCCTTCAGCAGCGCCTGAAACTCCCAACTCTTTGCCCACCGGTCGTAGTAGGTGAGGTGCGATTCCAGTGAGCGCACGAGCGCCCCCTGCTTCCCCTCCGGACGCAAGTTGGCGTCGACTTCCCACAGTGGTGGTTCCATCTCCATCCCGGAGATTCCGCGCATGAGTTGCACGGCAAGACGCGTCGCGATATCGATGGCGCGTGCTTCGGAGACCAGCTCTTCGTTCGCCGTGCCCGAGACGAAGATCACGTCGACGTCGCTCACATAGTTGAGTTCACGAGCACCAGCCTTGCCCATGCCGATGATGGCGAGGCGTGTCGCCTGCATCTCGGCGTGGCTGAACATCGCTGGCCCACCAATGCCGGTGAGCTTGGCGCGCGCGACTGACAGCGATGCCTCGAGGGCTGCCGCCGCAGCGTCGGCCAGCGCGGCAGCTACGGCGTCCACAACCACAACGGGATCAGCCGCGGCCACATCGAACGCTGCGATGCGAGCAACCATACGGCGATAGCGCACCCGCAATGCCAGCCACGCGGATTCGCTGCCGTCTGCGGCGAATCCATCGATGCTACCAACGGAGGCCAGCAGCTCGGCGCGCAGTTCGTCGGCGGTCGGCAGCGCATCGGGAACCAGCGCGAGATCGGTGAGTTCGTGCGGATGCCGCAGGTAAAAGTCGCCGAGGCCGGAAGAAACACCCAAGACGCGCCACGCGTTTTCGGCAGCGCTAGGAGATGACAGCACCTCGCGCACCGGAACCACGTCGCGGCGCGCAACGCGGATGAATCCGGTGAGCGCGCGGTCGGGGTCGGCAGCACCCGCCGCGCCATCGATGAGTTCGTCAACAGGCAGCCCCGTCAACGCGGCGAGCTCCTCCAGGAGCGTTGCCGCGTTGCTCAGCTCACTGAACCCGCGGCGTGCAAGGTCGCTGAGGCTCGTCGAGCGGCGCGACATCATGACGGCGCCTAAAGCATTTCGAGGTTGTTTGCCAGTTCGAACGGCGTGACCTGAGAACGGTAGTCGGCCCACTCCTTGCGCTTGTTACGCAACACGTAGCTGAACACCTGCTCGCCGAGGGTCTCGGCAACGAGCTCCGACTCCTCCATGTACTCGAGCGCGTGGTCAAGGCTTGCCGGGAGCGGCGCGTAGCCGAGCGCACGACGCTCCGACTCGGTGAGCGTCCAGACGTTGTCTTCTGCCTCGGCAGGCAACTCGTACTCTTCTTCGATGCCTTTCAGGCCGGCGGCCAGCATCAGCGCATACGAAAGGTACGGGTTGGCCGCCGAGTCCAGTGCGCGGTATTCCACCCGGGTCGACTGCGTCTTGTTCGGCTTGTACATCGGCACGCGAATGAGCGCTGACCGGTTGTTGTGGCCCCAGCAGACAAAGCTCGGCGCTTCGTCGCCGCCCCACAGGCGCTTGTACGAGTTCACGAACTGGTTCGTGACCGCCGTGATCTCGTTCGCGTGCTTCAGCAGGCCAGCGATGAAGTGACGGCCCGTCTTTGACAGCTGGTACTTGGCACCCTCTTCGTAGAACGCGTTCGTGTCGCCCTCAAACAACGACATGTGGGTGTGCATGCCGGAACCAGGCTGACCAGACATCGGCTTCGGCATGAACGTCGCATAGACGCCCTGCTCGATCGCGACCTCTTTGATCACCGTGCGGAACGTCATGATGTTGTCGGCCGTTGCCAGCGCGTCAGCGTAGCGCAGATCGATTTCGTTCTGGCCGGGGCCGCCCTCATGGTGCGAGTACTCCACCGAGATGCCAATGTCTTCCAGCATCCGCACGGACCGGCGACGGAAGTCATGCGCGGTTCCGCCTGGCACATTATCGAAGTACCCGGCTGAGTCGACCGGAACCGGTTGACCGTCGGGCCCAAGCTGTGACGATCGCAGCAGGTAGAACTCGATTTCGGGGTGCGTATAGAACGTAAAGCCCCGGTCGGCAGCCTTCGCCAGCGTGCGCTTCAGCACGTGACGCGGGTCAGACACCGCTGGCTGTCCGTCTGGTGTCGTGAGGTCACAGAACATGCGGGCAGTGGGATCTGTCTCGCCACGCCACGGCAGAATCTGGAAGGTCGCGGGGTCAGGGTTGGCGAGCAGGTCAGACTCATATCCGCGCGTCAAACCCTCGATAGCGGAGCCATCAAAACCCAGCCCCTCAGCGAATGCACCCTCGACTTCTGCCGGGGCCAGCGCAACGGACTTGAGAGTGCCAATGACGTCGGTAAACCACAGGCGCACAAACTTGACGCCTCGCTCTTCGATCGTCCTCAACACGAAGTCGCGCTGCTTGTCCATTCGCTTCCTCTCTTCGGGGTGATCCCAGACTACTGGTCTGACGAGCCCGCGCTTCCCCAGTTGTCTTCGGCTTCATCTTCGGCAGCCCACGCTTCAGCGCGACGTTTCACCACCGCAGGTGCGTCAGCCGCTTCAGCTTCAGTGGCAAACGGCCCAAGGCGGTAAGGCGACGGCGACTGCCGCCCCTTCTCAACCTCCTGCGTGAGGGTGTTGTACCAATACTGGTCGTCGGCCATCGGATCGACATAGGGTGCTTCGTTCGACATGTACGCCTCCTTCTCGCTTCGATACTAGGAGGCGGACAGCGTCCGCGGATATAGGCTGAGCGCATGAGTTCTCAGCGCGCCGTCGGTGTTGATATCGGAGGGACCGGCATCAAGGCCGGAATCGTTGATTTGCGACACGGTGAAATGGTTTCCGAGCGTGTGCGTGTTGCCACTCCCGAAGGTGCTGCACCGGCCGATGTGCTCACTGCCGTGCAGTCTGTGCTCGCGACCCTCGGCGTCGATGACGATCACCAGGTTCCGCTCGGCGTCGCCTTTCCGGCGATCGTGAAGCACGGTAAGACGCTGTCCGCGTCAAATGTGTCGCAGGACTGGGTCGGTTTCGAGGCCGAGAAGTTCTTCGAGAACGGGCTCGGTCGCGACATCCACTTCGTGAATGATGCCGACGCCGCTGGTGTCGCCGAGCACCGCTACGGTGCCGCGAAAGGCCGTGACGGCCTCACGATCATGACGACGCTCGGCACCGGCATTGGGTCGGCATTCGTGTATGACGGCGTGCTCATTCCCAATACCGAGCTCGGGCATTTGCAACGCAAGGGCGAGAAGATCGAGGCGTGGGCCGCCTATTCTGCGATGGAACGTGAGTCGCTGTCGTGGAAAAAGTGGGCTGCGCGTCTGCAAGTTTTCTACTCGCAGGTCGAGTTCCTCTTCTCCCCCGACCTATTCGTCGTCGGTGGCGGCGTCTCCAAGCACCCCGAGCAGTTCCTGCCGCTGCTTGACCTCGTGACGCCGATCGTTGCGGCAACACACCGCAATGCTGCAGGCATAATCGGTGCTGCCGCACTCGCAGGCGACTAACGCACGCGGAACCGCACCGTGGTTCCGGCTGGAAGCTGCGCAATGCGGTCAAGGTGCTCCGAAACCACGACCGCGATAACGGGGTAGCCGCCTGTCACCGGGTGGTCGGCGAGGAAGATCACAGGCAGACCATTCGCCGGTACCTGGATGGCGCCGCGAACAACCCCTTCGCTGGGGAGCTCGTCGGTTTTCTCGCGATCAAGCGGGGTGCCATCGAGCCGTACGCCGACGCGGTCCGATGTGGCTGAGACGGTGAAGGCCGCCGCAGTGAGGGTGTGACGTGCTTCGTCGGTGAACCAGTCATCGCGCGGGCCGAACGTCACGTCGATCGTCGCGGTGTCATCGGGGCTCGCAAGCGGCGTTGGCTCCGGAACCACGACGGTGACGGCGGTGCGCGGTTGCGTTGC
This window encodes:
- the glnA gene encoding type I glutamate--ammonia ligase, encoding MDKQRDFVLRTIEERGVKFVRLWFTDVIGTLKSVALAPAEVEGAFAEGLGFDGSAIEGLTRGYESDLLANPDPATFQILPWRGETDPTARMFCDLTTPDGQPAVSDPRHVLKRTLAKAADRGFTFYTHPEIEFYLLRSSQLGPDGQPVPVDSAGYFDNVPGGTAHDFRRRSVRMLEDIGISVEYSHHEGGPGQNEIDLRYADALATADNIMTFRTVIKEVAIEQGVYATFMPKPMSGQPGSGMHTHMSLFEGDTNAFYEEGAKYQLSKTGRHFIAGLLKHANEITAVTNQFVNSYKRLWGGDEAPSFVCWGHNNRSALIRVPMYKPNKTQSTRVEYRALDSAANPYLSYALMLAAGLKGIEEEYELPAEAEDNVWTLTESERRALGYAPLPASLDHALEYMEESELVAETLGEQVFSYVLRNKRKEWADYRSQVTPFELANNLEML
- a CDS encoding SPOR domain-containing protein, whose translation is MSNEAPYVDPMADDQYWYNTLTQEVEKGRQSPSPYRLGPFATEAEAADAPAVVKRRAEAWAAEDEAEDNWGSAGSSDQ
- the ppgK gene encoding polyphosphate--glucose phosphotransferase; translation: MSSQRAVGVDIGGTGIKAGIVDLRHGEMVSERVRVATPEGAAPADVLTAVQSVLATLGVDDDHQVPLGVAFPAIVKHGKTLSASNVSQDWVGFEAEKFFENGLGRDIHFVNDADAAGVAEHRYGAAKGRDGLTIMTTLGTGIGSAFVYDGVLIPNTELGHLQRKGEKIEAWAAYSAMERESLSWKKWAARLQVFYSQVEFLFSPDLFVVGGGVSKHPEQFLPLLDLVTPIVAATHRNAAGIIGAAALAGD